In Bacillus sp. DX3.1, the following proteins share a genomic window:
- a CDS encoding EcsC family protein gives MLSKREQAILQDIKHWEQQLLEQESTDFQKMFDKWLHVTFAKLPEKKRNDFMMKADGWLFHLHAFIQSSQSQLDARNRILGTARLFDDSIEQMEDMKSLSIDQLAYIAEQQTARHRLYSFVQGGVAGVGGLLLLTADFPVMIGLNVKAVQLIATSFGHDVNKPYEMMLALKVFHASLLPARLQQYAWYNLLQELEQEEAAPFFYEGDEEVLNPASVQVVLKQIMKTFSIYALRRKLFQGIPVLGMAIGSTVNYRLTRNVTEFANRFYQVRYILEKEKA, from the coding sequence ATGCTATCGAAGCGAGAACAAGCCATTTTACAAGATATTAAACATTGGGAACAGCAATTGTTGGAACAAGAGTCTACCGATTTTCAAAAGATGTTTGATAAATGGTTGCATGTTACATTTGCCAAATTGCCGGAGAAAAAGCGCAACGATTTTATGATGAAAGCAGATGGATGGTTATTCCATCTCCATGCATTTATTCAAAGCTCGCAGTCACAGCTTGATGCACGCAATCGTATTTTAGGAACGGCACGATTATTTGATGATTCCATTGAGCAAATGGAGGATATGAAGTCATTATCAATCGACCAATTAGCATACATAGCAGAGCAGCAGACAGCACGACATCGTCTTTATTCCTTTGTACAGGGCGGTGTAGCAGGAGTCGGTGGCTTGTTATTATTAACCGCAGATTTCCCAGTGATGATCGGGCTAAATGTGAAAGCCGTTCAGCTCATTGCGACATCATTTGGTCATGATGTAAATAAGCCGTATGAAATGATGCTTGCATTAAAGGTATTCCATGCATCGTTATTGCCGGCACGGTTACAGCAATATGCTTGGTATAATTTGCTTCAGGAGCTAGAACAAGAAGAGGCAGCACCGTTCTTTTATGAAGGGGACGAAGAAGTATTAAACCCAGCTTCTGTACAAGTTGTGTTAAAACAAATTATGAAGACATTTTCAATTTATGCGCTGCGTCGTAAGTTATTTCAAGGGATTCCAGTATTGGGGATGGCGATTGGATCCACGGTGAATTACCGCTTAACACGTAATGTAACGGAATTTGCAAATCGATTTTATCAAGTGCGTTACATATTAGAAAAGGAAAAAGCATGA
- a CDS encoding DUF4247 domain-containing protein, whose protein sequence is MKKILLIISSLLLILTACSNTGGFVSSNYEYMETMENDVGDIAEVYTAENKSVKEVAQEIIADEKPKYVSKESNTEMFILYPEGSGEEFIQITQDPANLNHTIVEVADEDFAESSYDFSLLETMGVLGIATTLYGWNKAEFDFKKKKSGYKGYMSALRNNPAYFQKEEEESSGSSGSSGSYSMSVVKQSSENGSIRSGNSVRGGGPGAGK, encoded by the coding sequence ATGAAAAAAATTCTTTTGATTATCTCATCATTACTATTAATCTTGACAGCTTGTAGTAATACGGGGGGATTTGTTTCGTCTAATTATGAATATATGGAAACAATGGAAAATGATGTAGGCGATATCGCTGAAGTGTACACTGCGGAAAATAAATCTGTGAAAGAAGTGGCACAAGAAATTATTGCTGATGAAAAACCAAAGTATGTGTCAAAAGAAAGTAATACTGAAATGTTTATTTTGTACCCTGAAGGTTCCGGTGAAGAATTTATACAAATTACTCAGGATCCAGCAAATCTGAATCATACAATTGTTGAAGTAGCTGATGAAGACTTTGCTGAAAGTAGCTATGATTTTTCTTTGTTAGAAACAATGGGTGTATTAGGAATTGCTACTACGCTGTATGGATGGAATAAAGCAGAGTTTGATTTTAAGAAGAAAAAAAGTGGTTATAAAGGATACATGAGTGCTTTAAGAAATAATCCTGCTTATTTCCAAAAGGAAGAAGAAGAAAGTTCGGGTTCTTCGGGATCAAGTGGAAGTTATTCCATGAGTGTTGTAAAACAATCATCTGAGAATGGCTCCATACGAAGTGGAAATTCAGTTCGTGGCGGTGGTCCAGGAGCAGGGAAATAG
- a CDS encoding polyamine aminopropyltransferase, with the protein MTEKEKAIQKRRIFTSSGIVSICGIVYQVLYGAAGGYLFGDSTLFYCLTIGLFLSGMGIGAMHSEKFHSHLLSTFIVTEYLIAIIGGFSIFMVFFMQAHFGDGTAKITLYSIIIITGYLTGLELPLLIRKSEEINADLKESTAKVLFFDYAGSLIGTVTFALLLRPMLGLIKTAFLIAFINIIVAVWLSFVFKKEMSHTYLRYTGIVLTILIGLGFLFGEKYAYTLENKLYRDPIVLKKETKYQNIIMTKGPGDVRLYQNGQLQFSEADEHRYHEALIHIPMSLAPQKQNVLVLGGGDGLATRELLKYKEVKTITLVDLDPEMIKLAKENPHLLRLNQKSFDSNKMNIINDDAFNFLKRTHKLYDVIIIDLPDPNNEALNKLYTWEFYSLVRNHLAPSGFVSIQSTSPVFATEAFWTISKTVKSTGLHVKNYHLDIPSFGNWGFTVASRDSFEMNNIKLSVDTEYLSEEMIPSLFQFGKDEDETITIDGKTIELPVNRLNEPNLLDLYEKGWNFY; encoded by the coding sequence ATGACAGAAAAAGAAAAAGCAATTCAAAAAAGAAGAATTTTCACTTCTTCAGGGATTGTATCGATTTGTGGTATTGTATATCAAGTCCTTTATGGTGCAGCTGGTGGCTATTTATTTGGAGATTCTACACTCTTTTACTGTTTGACAATCGGGCTTTTTTTAAGTGGAATGGGTATCGGTGCCATGCACAGTGAAAAGTTTCACAGCCATTTATTATCAACCTTTATTGTGACAGAGTATCTCATTGCAATTATCGGCGGATTTTCCATTTTTATGGTTTTCTTTATGCAAGCTCACTTCGGTGATGGAACAGCAAAAATAACCTTATATTCTATCATTATTATTACAGGCTATTTAACGGGTTTAGAATTACCGCTTTTGATTCGAAAATCAGAAGAAATTAATGCGGATTTAAAAGAATCTACAGCAAAAGTGCTTTTCTTCGATTATGCGGGAAGTTTAATTGGAACAGTGACGTTTGCCTTGTTATTGAGACCAATGTTAGGTCTTATTAAGACCGCTTTTTTAATTGCATTTATTAATATTATTGTTGCAGTATGGCTAAGTTTTGTCTTTAAAAAAGAAATGAGTCATACCTATTTGCGTTACACTGGTATTGTCTTAACGATTTTAATTGGACTAGGTTTTCTGTTTGGAGAAAAGTACGCTTATACATTGGAAAATAAGTTATACCGGGATCCAATTGTACTAAAAAAAGAAACGAAATATCAAAATATTATTATGACAAAAGGCCCTGGAGATGTTCGATTATATCAAAATGGACAGCTGCAATTCTCAGAGGCAGATGAGCACAGATATCATGAAGCATTAATACATATACCGATGTCTCTCGCTCCTCAAAAACAAAACGTTTTAGTGCTCGGTGGCGGAGATGGTTTAGCGACGAGGGAACTTTTAAAATATAAAGAGGTAAAAACAATCACTTTAGTTGATTTGGATCCAGAGATGATTAAGCTGGCAAAAGAAAATCCTCATTTACTACGATTAAATCAAAAGTCGTTTGATTCGAATAAAATGAATATTATTAATGATGATGCATTCAATTTTTTAAAACGAACACATAAGCTTTATGATGTTATCATCATTGATTTGCCTGATCCAAATAATGAAGCATTGAATAAACTGTACACGTGGGAATTTTATAGTCTTGTTAGAAATCATTTAGCTCCGTCGGGGTTTGTCTCTATACAATCTACTTCGCCAGTATTTGCAACGGAAGCCTTTTGGACCATTAGTAAGACGGTGAAGTCTACAGGACTACATGTGAAAAATTATCATTTAGATATTCCTTCATTTGGAAATTGGGGCTTTACAGTTGCGTCTAGGGATTCGTTTGAAATGAACAATATAAAACTATCTGTAGATACCGAATATTTATCAGAAGAAATGATTCCATCCTTATTTCAATTTGGGAAAGATGAAGA
- a CDS encoding YitT family protein, which produces MRNIQSRQFIKEIFMVLIGSFILSATLYHIHFQNHLTEGGFVGIALFIQNFFDISPSISTVLMDIPVILLCATFLGKKMVGYSFMGSISFGVFYSLMENYSPFTVDLSNNLFVAAVVGGALAGIGLGFILRFGGATGGDDILTIVLSNKTRFTVGQIFFVFDALVIALSLYYLTWTEIAFTILSIAVQAKALDLIYYPRAEKKTVSIPMSKKHATN; this is translated from the coding sequence ATGAGGAACATCCAAAGTCGACAATTTATTAAAGAAATTTTTATGGTTTTAATCGGTTCATTTATTTTATCTGCAACGCTATATCACATTCATTTTCAAAACCACTTAACAGAAGGTGGCTTTGTAGGAATCGCGTTATTTATACAAAACTTTTTTGACATTTCACCGTCCATTTCAACTGTTTTAATGGATATTCCAGTCATTTTACTATGTGCTACATTTTTAGGTAAAAAAATGGTCGGTTATTCATTTATGGGTTCGATTTCATTTGGAGTATTTTATTCTTTAATGGAAAACTATTCTCCTTTCACGGTAGATTTATCCAATAATTTATTTGTAGCCGCAGTAGTAGGCGGAGCGTTAGCTGGTATTGGACTCGGTTTTATATTGCGATTCGGTGGTGCAACTGGCGGAGACGACATTTTAACGATTGTGTTGAGTAACAAAACACGATTTACAGTTGGTCAAATTTTCTTCGTCTTTGACGCGCTTGTCATTGCACTTTCATTATATTATTTAACATGGACAGAAATTGCCTTTACAATTCTTTCAATTGCCGTTCAAGCAAAAGCATTGGATTTGATCTATTATCCAAGAGCAGAAAAGAAAACAGTATCTATTCCAATGTCAAAAAAACATGCAACAAACTAA
- a CDS encoding DUF350 domain-containing protein, which translates to MFEEILDIQEVLHTLLYFVVLSGVTLVCMFIFEMITPYNDREQLLKGNKAVAIQFLGKIVGITLIMKSAIATNDSLLGAAIWGVIGFVLMLIGYFIFEFLTPRFRVDKEIENGNVAVGIIAASISLAVALITSGAIS; encoded by the coding sequence ATGTTTGAAGAAATTTTAGATATACAAGAAGTATTACATACGCTTCTCTACTTTGTAGTTTTATCAGGTGTTACACTCGTTTGTATGTTTATTTTTGAAATGATTACACCGTATAACGATCGAGAGCAGTTGTTAAAAGGAAATAAAGCTGTTGCCATTCAGTTTCTTGGAAAAATTGTAGGGATTACGTTGATTATGAAATCAGCTATTGCTACGAATGATTCTCTTCTTGGAGCAGCTATTTGGGGAGTTATTGGCTTTGTACTTATGTTAATTGGCTATTTCATCTTTGAGTTTCTTACTCCGCGCTTTCGTGTTGATAAAGAAATTGAAAATGGAAATGTTGCTGTAGGTATTATTGCGGCTAGTATTTCTTTAGCGGTGGCATTGATTACATCAGGAGCTATTTCGTAG